The Anoxybacillus flavithermus genome has a segment encoding these proteins:
- a CDS encoding methylthioribulose 1-phosphate dehydratase: MRQKKWEELAEVKRELAARDWFMGTSGNLSLKVSDEPLTFLVTASGKDKRKETAEDFLLVGADGQPAEATYLKPSAETLLHVNIYNKTNAGCVLHVHTVDNNVISEWYGDEGEVVFTNQELIKAFGLWEEDAAFRIPIIPNFAHIPTLAHEFSKHVHADAGAVLIRNHGITVWGKDAFEAKKFLEACEFLCQYHVKLLLLKR, encoded by the coding sequence GTGAGACAAAAAAAATGGGAAGAGCTTGCGGAAGTCAAACGAGAACTAGCGGCGCGCGACTGGTTTATGGGAACGAGCGGCAACTTGTCGCTAAAGGTGAGCGATGAGCCGCTTACGTTTCTTGTGACCGCTAGCGGAAAAGATAAACGAAAAGAAACAGCAGAAGACTTTTTACTCGTCGGGGCGGACGGACAACCAGCCGAAGCGACGTACTTAAAGCCGTCAGCTGAGACGCTTCTTCACGTGAACATTTACAATAAAACGAACGCCGGTTGTGTGCTTCATGTCCATACCGTTGACAATAACGTTATTTCCGAATGGTATGGTGACGAAGGGGAAGTCGTTTTTACAAACCAAGAACTCATTAAAGCGTTCGGATTATGGGAAGAAGATGCGGCATTTCGCATTCCGATTATTCCGAATTTCGCCCATATTCCGACGTTAGCCCATGAGTTTTCCAAACATGTGCACGCGGACGCCGGAGCGGTACTGATTCGCAATCACGGCATTACCGTATGGGGAAAAGATGCGTTTGAAGCGAAAAAGTTTTTAGAAGCGTGTGAGTTTTTATGTCAATATCATGTAAAACTACTACTTTTAAAACGATAA
- a CDS encoding 2-hydroxy-3-keto-5-methylthiopentenyl-1-phosphate phosphatase has product MGGRLMKPIIFCDFDGTITLNDNIIALMKQFAPPEWEAIKDDVLAQRCSVQQGVGRMFSLLPTTLKEDIVQFLLDTARIRDGFSDFVAFTNERQIPLYIVSGGIDFFVYPLLDGLVEKERIFCNSADFSGETIRITWPYACDEHCENECGCCKPSLLRKLAPKGAKTIVIGDSITDLAAAKLADHVIARDFLLEKCRERNLPHTPFTTFYDVIDALQESEVIV; this is encoded by the coding sequence ATGGGGGGGCGCTTGATGAAGCCAATTATTTTTTGCGACTTTGATGGAACGATTACGTTAAACGACAACATTATTGCGCTTATGAAACAGTTCGCTCCGCCCGAGTGGGAAGCCATCAAAGATGACGTGCTTGCGCAAAGATGTTCCGTACAACAAGGTGTGGGACGCATGTTTTCGCTGTTGCCGACGACGCTAAAAGAGGACATCGTGCAATTTTTGCTTGACACCGCCCGCATTCGCGACGGATTTTCCGACTTTGTCGCATTTACGAACGAACGGCAAATTCCGCTTTATATCGTGAGCGGCGGTATCGACTTTTTCGTTTATCCGCTGTTAGACGGACTTGTTGAAAAAGAGCGCATTTTTTGTAACAGCGCGGACTTCAGCGGAGAGACGATTCGAATTACGTGGCCGTATGCGTGTGATGAACATTGCGAAAATGAATGCGGGTGCTGCAAGCCGTCGCTTCTTCGTAAACTCGCGCCAAAAGGGGCAAAAACGATTGTGATTGGCGATTCCATTACCGATTTAGCGGCGGCGAAACTAGCCGATCACGTCATTGCGCGCGACTTTTTGCTTGAAAAATGCCGTGAACGAAACTTGCCACATACCCCGTTCACGACGTTTTATGATGTCATCGACGCGTTACAAGAAAGCGAGGTGATCGTGTGA
- a CDS encoding 2,3-diketo-5-methylthiopentyl-1-phosphate enolase translates to MITATYLIHDDKDLAKKAEGIALGLTVGSWTDLPQLEQEQLKKHKGVVEAIEQLEEDERINTYVGKRLKRALVRISYPSVNFSADFPAILTTTFGKLSLDGTIKLVDLTFSDELKRAFPGPRFGIDGIREKLGVFDRPLVMSIFKAVIGRDLQYVTEQLKQQALGGVDLVKDDEILFDNDLTPFEKRIVAGKQALQEVYEQTGHRTLYAVNLTGKTFELKDKAKRAAELGADVLLFNVFTYGLDVLQALREDDDIRLPIMAHPSFSGAIASSHVYGVSYALLLGKLLRMAGADFSLFPSPYGSVALAKDETLAIAHELTKEEPFLRTFPVPSAGIHPGLVPLLVRDFGIDSVINAGGGVHGHPSGAIGGGQAFRAAVDAVLAGRSLYDAAKENEPLQQALDLWGGA, encoded by the coding sequence ATGATTACAGCAACATATTTGATTCATGACGACAAAGATTTGGCGAAAAAAGCGGAAGGCATTGCACTTGGATTGACTGTAGGGTCGTGGACCGATTTGCCGCAGCTTGAACAAGAGCAGTTGAAAAAACATAAAGGTGTTGTTGAGGCAATTGAACAGCTTGAAGAAGATGAGCGCATCAATACGTATGTTGGCAAGCGGTTGAAGCGCGCGCTCGTGCGCATTTCGTATCCGAGCGTCAATTTTAGTGCCGATTTCCCAGCCATTTTGACGACGACGTTTGGCAAATTGTCGCTTGACGGAACGATTAAACTCGTTGATCTGACGTTTTCTGACGAACTGAAGCGTGCGTTTCCCGGCCCGCGCTTTGGCATTGACGGCATACGCGAAAAGCTTGGCGTTTTTGACCGTCCGCTTGTGATGAGCATTTTTAAAGCGGTCATTGGGCGTGATTTACAATACGTCACCGAACAATTAAAACAACAAGCGCTCGGTGGGGTCGATCTCGTGAAAGACGATGAAATTTTATTTGACAATGACTTAACGCCGTTTGAAAAGCGCATTGTCGCAGGAAAACAAGCGCTACAAGAGGTGTACGAACAAACAGGGCATCGAACGTTATATGCGGTCAATTTAACAGGCAAAACGTTTGAACTAAAAGACAAAGCGAAGCGTGCGGCGGAGCTAGGGGCGGACGTGTTGTTGTTTAACGTGTTTACATACGGACTTGACGTGTTGCAGGCGCTTCGTGAAGACGATGACATTCGCTTGCCGATTATGGCACATCCGTCATTTAGCGGCGCGATCGCCTCATCGCACGTATATGGAGTTAGCTATGCGCTTCTTCTTGGAAAACTATTGCGCATGGCGGGCGCCGACTTTTCGCTCTTTCCGTCGCCGTACGGAAGCGTCGCGCTTGCAAAAGACGAGACGCTTGCGATCGCTCATGAATTAACGAAAGAAGAGCCGTTTTTACGCACATTCCCTGTGCCATCTGCCGGCATTCATCCGGGGCTTGTGCCGCTTTTAGTGCGCGACTTTGGCATCGACTCCGTCATTAACGCAGGCGGCGGAGTGCATGGTCATCCGAGCGGGGCAATTGGTGGCGGGCAAGCGTTTCGTGCCGCAGTTGATGCGGTGCTTGCTGGTCGTTCGCTTTATGACGCGGCAAAAGAAAACGAACCGTTACAACAAGCGCTTGATTTATGGGGGGGCGCTTGA
- a CDS encoding LL-diaminopimelate aminotransferase (produces methionine from 2-keto-4-methylthiobutyrate and glutamine in vitro; mutations do not affect methionine salvage in vivo however), producing the protein MKTFPQSNLLQQLPKQFFASLVQKVNAVIAEGHDVINLGQGNPDQPTPAHIVSAMQQAVTKPMYHKYSPFRGYSFLKEAVATFYKREYGVKINPEKEVAILFGGKAGLVEMPLCLLNPGDVVLVPDPGYPDYWSGVVLARARMEMMPLRAENGFLPDYEGLNKDVVRQAKLMFLNYPNNPTGATATKSFFQDTVSFADKHHIGVVHDFAYGAIGFDGKKPVSFLQVEGAKDVGIEIYTFSKTYNMAGWRIGFAVGNESMIEAINVLQDHLYVSMFGAIQEAAAVALLESQQCVAELVATYEARRNTFVHALRNIGWDVQAPTGSFFAWLPVPNGYTSETFADLLLQKAHVAVAPGIGFGEHGEGYVRTGLLTSEARLQEAAERIGRLQLF; encoded by the coding sequence ATGAAAACATTTCCGCAATCGAACTTGTTACAGCAACTTCCGAAGCAATTTTTTGCTTCGCTCGTGCAAAAAGTGAACGCAGTCATTGCCGAAGGGCATGATGTCATTAATCTCGGACAAGGAAATCCAGATCAGCCGACACCAGCGCACATTGTGAGCGCGATGCAACAGGCGGTAACAAAGCCTATGTATCATAAATATTCACCATTTCGCGGCTATTCGTTTTTGAAAGAAGCAGTCGCGACGTTTTATAAACGCGAGTATGGCGTGAAGATTAACCCAGAAAAAGAAGTCGCTATTTTGTTTGGCGGAAAAGCAGGGCTTGTTGAAATGCCGCTTTGTTTATTAAATCCGGGCGATGTTGTGCTCGTTCCTGATCCCGGTTATCCAGACTATTGGTCGGGGGTCGTGCTTGCGCGGGCGCGCATGGAAATGATGCCATTGCGGGCGGAAAACGGTTTTTTGCCCGATTATGAAGGGCTAAACAAAGACGTCGTGCGTCAAGCGAAATTGATGTTTTTAAACTATCCGAACAATCCGACCGGCGCCACCGCAACGAAATCGTTTTTTCAAGACACAGTTTCGTTCGCCGATAAACATCATATCGGTGTTGTACACGATTTTGCATACGGAGCGATCGGCTTTGACGGGAAAAAGCCAGTCAGCTTTTTACAAGTCGAAGGGGCAAAGGACGTCGGCATTGAAATTTATACGTTTTCAAAAACGTACAATATGGCAGGATGGCGCATCGGTTTTGCGGTCGGTAACGAAAGCATGATCGAAGCGATCAACGTATTGCAAGACCATTTATACGTCAGCATGTTCGGGGCGATTCAAGAAGCGGCAGCGGTGGCGCTACTCGAGTCGCAACAGTGCGTCGCCGAGCTTGTCGCAACGTATGAAGCAAGAAGAAACACGTTCGTTCATGCATTGCGTAACATCGGCTGGGACGTTCAAGCGCCGACCGGCTCGTTTTTCGCTTGGCTTCCGGTGCCAAACGGCTATACGTCGGAAACGTTTGCTGACCTTTTGCTTCAAAAAGCGCACGTGGCGGTCGCTCCGGGCATCGGGTTTGGCGAACATGGGGAAGGCTATGTGCGCACAGGGCTACTCACAAGCGAAGCAAGACTTCAAGAAGCAGCGGAACGCATCGGGCGGTTGCAACTTTTTTAA
- a CDS encoding carbon-nitrogen hydrolase produces MNEMNIACVQMDIAFGAPEKNKQTVVRYMEQIAKEADVVVLPELWTTGYDLTRLTDIADENGAETKAFLSELARTYDVHIVGGSVAKKVADNITNTMYIVHRNGDVVCEYSKLHLFKLMDEHLYLQAGETTGLCSLGETTCAGVICYDIRFPEWIRAHTLNGAEVLFVVAEWPLSRLHHWRTLLMARAIENQCYVVACNRAGKDPNNTFAGHSMMIDPWGNILAEGNEQETVIKATIDINEVQRVRARIPIFADRRPDVYKIFEKKD; encoded by the coding sequence GTGAATGAGATGAATATCGCTTGCGTACAAATGGACATTGCGTTTGGAGCACCGGAAAAAAATAAACAAACCGTCGTGCGCTACATGGAACAAATCGCGAAAGAAGCTGACGTCGTCGTTTTACCTGAACTATGGACGACAGGTTACGATTTAACGAGATTAACCGACATCGCCGACGAAAACGGCGCAGAAACAAAGGCGTTTCTTTCCGAACTTGCCCGCACGTACGATGTGCATATCGTCGGCGGATCAGTCGCGAAAAAAGTGGCCGACAACATAACGAATACGATGTATATCGTCCATCGAAACGGCGATGTCGTTTGTGAATATAGTAAACTTCATTTGTTTAAATTGATGGACGAACATTTATATTTACAAGCCGGAGAAACGACCGGGCTATGTTCGCTCGGCGAAACGACGTGTGCGGGGGTCATTTGTTATGACATTCGCTTTCCAGAATGGATTCGCGCGCATACGCTAAACGGTGCGGAAGTGTTGTTTGTCGTTGCGGAATGGCCCCTTTCGCGCCTTCATCATTGGCGCACGTTATTAATGGCGCGAGCGATCGAAAATCAATGTTACGTCGTCGCGTGCAACCGTGCAGGAAAAGATCCGAACAACACGTTTGCTGGCCATTCGATGATGATCGATCCGTGGGGAAATATTCTTGCGGAAGGAAACGAACAAGAAACGGTCATCAAAGCAACGATCGACATAAACGAAGTACAACGCGTACGCGCCCGCATCCCGATTTTTGCTGATCGTCGCCCAGACGTGTATAAAATTTTCGAAAAAAAAGATTGA
- a CDS encoding S-methyl-5-thioribose kinase, giving the protein MYEPLTEQKAIALAVRLGLFDDDALLSSQEIGDGNLNLVFRIVNERTNDSIIIKQALPYAKVVGESWPLTLKRATIESQALRTFASYVPHYVPKVYYSDEILAITVMEDLSHLQIARRGLIEGKTFPKLSEHIGEFVAKTAFYTSDFGMNQQQKKKLVQQFTNPELCKITEDLVFTDPFFDHDTNNFEAELRADVEQLWHDDELKRETAKLKRLFLTKADVLLHGDLHTGSIFANDEETKVIDPEFAFYGPIGFDLGQFFANLLLNALARDERNRQPLFTHIENTWNVFTRTFAELWRESNEPYASVSSVLADVFSETLVEAIGFAGCEVIRRTIGLAHVADIDELPLEQRLEAKRHALRLGRELIVHRHNLRVYDFKRLVEQAAHVNS; this is encoded by the coding sequence ATGTACGAACCGTTAACAGAACAAAAAGCGATCGCTCTCGCTGTCCGCTTAGGGCTATTTGACGACGATGCCCTTCTTTCTAGTCAAGAAATTGGCGATGGTAACTTAAATCTCGTCTTTCGAATCGTCAACGAACGCACAAACGACAGCATCATTATTAAACAAGCGTTACCGTATGCGAAAGTCGTCGGAGAAAGCTGGCCGCTCACATTAAAACGAGCGACAATTGAAAGCCAAGCGTTGCGCACATTCGCGAGCTACGTTCCTCACTATGTTCCGAAAGTGTACTATTCCGATGAGATTTTAGCGATTACGGTGATGGAAGATTTGTCGCATTTACAAATTGCACGTCGTGGACTTATCGAAGGAAAAACATTTCCGAAGCTTTCTGAACATATCGGCGAGTTTGTGGCGAAAACGGCGTTTTATACGTCTGATTTTGGGATGAATCAACAACAAAAAAAGAAGCTCGTGCAACAGTTTACAAATCCTGAACTTTGTAAAATTACGGAAGATCTCGTCTTTACCGACCCGTTTTTTGACCACGACACGAACAACTTTGAAGCAGAACTGCGCGCCGATGTCGAACAGCTTTGGCACGATGATGAGTTAAAGCGAGAAACGGCGAAATTAAAGCGGCTCTTTTTAACGAAAGCGGACGTCTTGCTTCATGGCGATTTACATACAGGAAGCATTTTCGCAAACGATGAAGAAACGAAAGTCATCGACCCTGAATTTGCGTTTTACGGTCCAATTGGCTTTGATTTAGGGCAATTTTTCGCCAATTTATTGTTAAACGCCCTCGCTCGCGATGAACGTAACCGCCAACCGCTTTTTACTCATATCGAAAATACATGGAACGTCTTTACCCGCACGTTTGCTGAGCTTTGGCGTGAAAGCAACGAGCCGTACGCATCTGTTTCTAGCGTGCTCGCTGACGTATTCAGTGAAACGCTCGTGGAAGCAATCGGCTTTGCGGGTTGTGAAGTCATTCGCCGCACGATCGGTTTAGCACATGTGGCGGACATTGATGAACTGCCGCTTGAACAACGGCTCGAAGCGAAACGCCATGCCCTTCGTCTCGGACGCGAGCTGATCGTCCATCGACACAATCTTCGTGTCTATGATTTCAAACGTCTCGTTGAACAAGCTGCACATGTAAACAGCTAG
- a CDS encoding S-methyl-5-thioribose-1-phosphate isomerase, which translates to MMKAVQWHDTHITILNQQALPHKTEYLELKNIKDVWDAIVTLKVRGAPAIGMTAAYGLALAAASYETNNLAQFHAQLTRDRDYLASSRPTAVNLFWALDRLMNSVAHAKSVNEAKTTLIHEAICIQVEDEDVCRRIGEYALSLFQDGDRIMTICNAGAIATARYGTALAPFHLAKEKGMALHAYACETRPVLQGARLTAWELSQAGVDVTLITDNMAAQTMKAKHISAVIVGADRIAANGDTANKIGTFGLAILAKAFNIPFYVAAPLSTIDLQTKTGDDIPIEERAKEEVTHIGGVRIAPDVDVYNPAFDVTPHELITGIITEKGIIFGDYKTKLPTLFEEVFA; encoded by the coding sequence ATGATGAAAGCAGTACAATGGCACGATACGCATATTACGATTTTAAACCAACAAGCGTTGCCTCATAAGACTGAATATTTAGAATTAAAAAACATAAAAGACGTATGGGACGCGATCGTCACGTTAAAAGTGCGTGGGGCACCAGCGATCGGCATGACTGCTGCCTACGGCTTAGCGCTTGCCGCGGCATCGTACGAAACGAACAACTTGGCGCAATTTCATGCCCAGCTTACACGCGACCGCGACTATTTAGCTAGCTCGCGTCCGACCGCTGTCAACTTATTTTGGGCGCTTGATCGGCTGATGAACAGCGTCGCCCACGCCAAATCGGTCAACGAAGCGAAAACGACGCTCATTCATGAAGCGATTTGCATTCAAGTTGAAGATGAGGACGTCTGCCGCCGCATCGGCGAATATGCCCTTTCCCTTTTTCAAGACGGCGATCGCATCATGACGATTTGCAACGCAGGCGCGATTGCGACGGCGCGCTACGGAACGGCGCTTGCCCCGTTTCATTTAGCGAAAGAAAAAGGAATGGCGCTTCATGCCTATGCATGCGAAACACGGCCGGTCTTGCAAGGGGCACGGCTCACCGCTTGGGAGCTCTCACAAGCCGGCGTCGATGTGACGCTGATTACTGACAATATGGCAGCACAAACGATGAAAGCCAAACATATTTCCGCAGTCATCGTCGGCGCCGATCGCATTGCCGCCAACGGCGATACGGCAAATAAAATCGGCACGTTCGGTTTAGCCATTTTAGCAAAAGCGTTCAACATTCCGTTTTACGTCGCTGCCCCGCTTTCAACAATCGACTTACAGACGAAAACAGGCGACGACATCCCGATTGAAGAGCGGGCGAAAGAAGAAGTGACGCATATCGGTGGCGTGCGTATCGCGCCGGATGTCGATGTATACAATCCAGCATTCGATGTGACGCCGCACGAACTTATTACAGGCATAATTACCGAAAAGGGGATTATTTTTGGCGACTACAAAACAAAGTTACCGACATTATTTGAGGAGGTTTTTGCATGA
- a CDS encoding LacI family transcriptional regulator, with product MRNIWAMIVLLFALLVGCTNEQDAVSKPTEQAKEETKQTNETTGADIPAPLNKPIKIAAIMQMSIGTFSSQYIAGVKEQVAKFGGDVQIYNADNDLTKMASYVETAISQNVDAILLDHGRADALKAPVEKALAKGIHVVAFDNDLNIPGVTVIDQDDYSLAWKTLKTLAEDLNGEGEIVTIWVGGFTPMERRHVIYEAFQKRYPNIKEVAKFGTASANTALDTQTQMEAILKKYPNKGDIDAVFATWDEFAKGATRAIQQAGRTEIKVYGIDLSDEDLQLIQQPNSPWVATTATDPAEVGRVQVRFAYQKIAGEQTPNIYSLEPHLVKRSDLPNTQVSMSDLHNYIASWGQSNVAVSPWMKTLEEKVKKQ from the coding sequence ATGAGAAACATATGGGCAATGATCGTGCTTTTATTCGCGCTATTAGTCGGGTGCACGAACGAACAAGACGCCGTCTCGAAGCCGACAGAGCAGGCGAAAGAAGAAACGAAACAAACGAATGAGACAACAGGAGCGGACATTCCAGCTCCACTAAACAAACCAATTAAAATTGCCGCCATTATGCAAATGTCGATCGGCACATTTTCATCGCAATATATCGCTGGAGTAAAAGAACAAGTCGCGAAATTCGGAGGCGACGTGCAAATTTATAACGCCGATAACGATTTAACGAAAATGGCATCGTACGTCGAAACAGCAATTAGCCAAAACGTCGATGCGATTTTATTAGACCACGGACGCGCCGATGCGTTAAAAGCGCCGGTTGAAAAAGCGCTCGCGAAAGGCATTCACGTCGTCGCATTCGATAACGATTTAAACATTCCAGGTGTCACCGTCATTGACCAAGACGATTACAGCTTAGCGTGGAAAACGTTAAAAACGTTAGCGGAAGATTTAAACGGTGAAGGCGAAATCGTCACCATTTGGGTCGGTGGCTTTACGCCGATGGAACGCCGCCACGTCATTTACGAAGCGTTTCAAAAACGGTATCCGAACATAAAAGAAGTCGCTAAATTCGGCACGGCAAGCGCCAATACTGCATTAGATACACAAACGCAAATGGAAGCCATTTTGAAAAAATATCCGAATAAAGGCGACATCGACGCCGTCTTTGCGACGTGGGATGAGTTCGCGAAAGGAGCGACGCGCGCCATTCAACAAGCTGGCCGCACAGAAATTAAAGTATACGGCATCGACTTAAGCGATGAAGATTTACAACTCATTCAACAACCGAATAGCCCATGGGTCGCAACAACGGCAACTGACCCAGCGGAAGTCGGACGCGTGCAAGTGCGCTTTGCGTATCAAAAAATCGCAGGCGAACAAACGCCAAATATTTATTCACTTGAACCGCATTTAGTGAAACGATCCGACTTGCCAAATACGCAAGTGTCCATGAGCGATTTGCACAACTATATCGCAAGCTGGGGGCAATCGAATGTTGCGGTTTCGCCGTGGATGAAGACGCTTGAAGAAAAGGTGAAAAAACAATGA
- a CDS encoding sugar ABC transporter has translation MSGLRMKQIVHSFGDVTVLNGVNFHIQPGEVHALLGMNGAGKSTLMNILAGVLQPTSGTIEIDGQPHTFFSPKDAKRAGIGHVVQEVDAALFPALSVYENILAEQIVEQKHMFFSNMKQRTTVLQLLERVGLAHLSLDTPVQTCTLHEKQLILLARVLSSSARYIILDEPTASLSEEETKRLFAMMEQLKAQGVSFIYISHKLHEVKRICDRMTILRDGTVVYEGDVSLATEDIVRHMVGREKETNEQRARTVRGETIFEVKQLYIPKTNTTVDLAVRRGEIVGIAGLVGAGKTELAESMIAHVKTTGERILHGKKQTWNSPKDAIEAGVCFIPEERRKQGLFMNETIEKNLTVRLLSNIAPWQWIDKRRERTIATHLISSLHIRPSSPTALVKHLSGGNQQKVVIGKWLQTNSDVFLFDEPTKGIDVHAKEEVFAIIRSLAEKGKAIIYLTSECQELLHIADTIYIMVDGRFVKKMDAHEATYEQLVYDMTGGGTS, from the coding sequence ATGAGCGGTTTACGCATGAAACAAATCGTTCATTCATTTGGTGATGTGACCGTATTAAACGGCGTGAACTTCCATATCCAACCGGGCGAAGTTCACGCCCTTTTAGGTATGAATGGAGCGGGAAAAAGCACGTTAATGAACATTTTAGCTGGCGTGTTGCAACCGACGAGCGGAACGATTGAAATCGATGGACAGCCACATACATTTTTTTCGCCGAAAGATGCGAAACGAGCCGGCATCGGACATGTTGTGCAAGAAGTCGATGCGGCATTATTCCCTGCTTTATCTGTATATGAGAATATTCTCGCTGAACAAATTGTCGAACAAAAACATATGTTCTTTTCCAATATGAAACAGCGCACAACGGTTTTACAACTGCTTGAACGCGTCGGCTTAGCCCATTTGTCGCTTGATACACCGGTGCAGACGTGCACGCTTCATGAAAAACAACTCATTTTACTCGCCCGTGTCCTTTCTTCTTCCGCTCGCTACATTATTTTAGATGAACCAACCGCTTCATTAAGCGAAGAAGAAACGAAACGATTGTTTGCGATGATGGAACAATTAAAAGCACAAGGAGTGTCGTTTATTTACATCTCGCATAAATTGCACGAAGTAAAACGCATATGCGACCGCATGACGATTTTACGAGACGGTACCGTCGTTTACGAAGGCGATGTATCGCTAGCGACAGAAGACATCGTGCGCCATATGGTCGGACGCGAAAAAGAAACGAACGAGCAACGAGCGCGCACCGTCCGCGGCGAAACGATATTTGAAGTGAAACAATTGTATATCCCGAAAACGAACACGACGGTCGATCTTGCTGTTCGGCGCGGTGAAATTGTCGGCATCGCCGGCCTCGTTGGCGCAGGAAAAACAGAACTTGCCGAAAGTATGATCGCTCACGTAAAAACGACAGGCGAACGCATATTGCATGGGAAAAAGCAAACGTGGAACTCGCCAAAAGATGCAATTGAAGCAGGCGTTTGTTTCATTCCTGAAGAACGGCGAAAACAAGGGCTTTTTATGAACGAAACGATCGAAAAAAACTTGACGGTACGCCTATTGTCAAACATCGCCCCATGGCAATGGATTGACAAACGACGTGAGCGCACGATCGCTACACATCTTATTTCATCGTTACATATTCGCCCATCTTCGCCGACTGCGCTTGTGAAACATTTAAGCGGTGGCAATCAACAAAAAGTCGTTATCGGGAAATGGTTACAAACAAATAGCGACGTCTTTCTTTTTGACGAACCGACAAAAGGCATTGACGTGCATGCGAAAGAAGAAGTGTTTGCCATCATTCGCTCGCTTGCTGAAAAAGGAAAAGCGATCATTTATTTAACGAGCGAATGTCAAGAATTGCTTCATATCGCCGATACGATTTACATCATGGTCGACGGACGCTTCGTCAAAAAAATGGACGCACACGAGGCGACGTATGAACAGCTCGTCTATGACATGACAGGAGGTGGAACAAGTTGA
- a CDS encoding sugar ABC transporter permease, with amino-acid sequence MKFLYKYGTILAIVIVIAFFSFSLDSFFTYANFSDILRSISIVTLVAIGITFSLIVDGFDLSVGSTVSLATIASASALVLHRQELLVALIVPLLLGALVGLLNAFLIIRLRLPDLLATLAVMYIINGVQLTYTKGFSIYNDMPLPEGGVAPGKFIPSFLFIGQGELFGVPFSVLLMLLLVVCAHLFLTYTKTGRLFYMTGENREAAHLTGIPVNRYRTYAYMISGLFAALGGIVLASRIGTGQVSAGASLLMDGVAAAFIGFSVFGAGKPNVVGTLLGSIFIGVLLNGLTMMNVPYYAQDIIKGALLIFALALSHIVKK; translated from the coding sequence TTGAAGTTTTTATACAAGTACGGAACGATACTCGCTATCGTCATCGTCATCGCTTTTTTTAGCTTCTCGCTCGATTCGTTTTTCACATACGCCAACTTTAGCGACATTTTGCGCTCTATTTCCATTGTGACGCTTGTTGCGATCGGCATTACGTTTTCGTTAATTGTCGACGGGTTTGATTTATCTGTCGGTTCCACCGTCAGCTTAGCAACGATCGCCAGCGCCTCCGCGCTCGTTTTACATCGTCAAGAGCTGCTTGTCGCACTCATCGTTCCGCTTCTTCTCGGAGCGCTCGTTGGGCTGCTCAATGCGTTTCTCATTATTCGCCTTCGTTTGCCTGACTTGTTGGCGACGTTAGCGGTCATGTACATCATTAACGGCGTACAGCTCACGTATACGAAAGGTTTTTCCATTTATAACGATATGCCGCTTCCCGAAGGTGGCGTGGCACCGGGAAAATTTATTCCATCGTTTTTATTTATCGGACAAGGTGAGTTGTTTGGCGTCCCGTTTTCTGTGTTGCTTATGCTTTTGCTCGTCGTTTGTGCGCATCTTTTTTTAACGTATACAAAAACAGGTCGCTTATTTTATATGACAGGCGAAAATCGTGAAGCCGCTCATCTCACCGGCATTCCTGTCAACCGCTACCGTACATATGCGTATATGATTAGCGGATTGTTTGCCGCTTTAGGTGGTATTGTGCTCGCTTCGCGCATCGGTACCGGGCAAGTATCTGCGGGCGCATCGCTACTCATGGACGGTGTCGCCGCTGCGTTTATCGGCTTTTCCGTGTTTGGTGCTGGCAAACCGAATGTGGTCGGTACGTTACTTGGCTCGATTTTTATTGGCGTGTTGTTAAACGGGCTGACGATGATGAACGTCCCGTACTATGCGCAAGATATCATAAAAGGAGCGCTACTCATTTTCGCACTTGCGTTGTCCCATATCGTAAAAAAATAA